In Bacteroidia bacterium, the sequence AACAAGATTATAGATGGTAATTACTACCCTGTATCCGAAGCAGAGCGCAGTAATAAACGGCATAGACCTATAGGTATAGGCGTACAGGGATTAGCGGATGCATTCATTTTAATGAGATTTCCGTTTGAAAGTGAAGAAGCTCGCGCACTTAATAAAGCCATTTTTGAAGCTATTTACTATGGGGCATTATTAGAAAGTAACGAACTAGCCAAAAAATATGGACCCTACGAAACTTTTCAAGGCTCACCTGCTAGCGAAGGTATATTACAGTTTGACATGTGGGGCGTAACCCCTTCTGACCGTTGGGATTGGGCAGGATTGAAAGAAAGCATTAAAAAATATGGACTACGCAATAGCTTGTTAATAGCCCCTATGCCCACAGCGTCTACTTCGCAAATACTGGGAAACAATGAGTGCTTTGAACCCTATACTTCAAACATATACACCCGTAGGGTACTTTCAGGAGAATTTACCGTAGTCAATAAACACTTGATGAAAGATTTAGTAGAGCTTGGTCTTTGGAACGAAAGACTAAAAGATAAAATCATTTTGCACAAAGGCTCAATACAGAACATTCCTGAAATTCCTAAACATATCAAAGAACTGTATAAAACTGCATGGGAGATTAAGCAAAAAACCTTGATTGACATGGCAGCTGACAGAGGAGCATTCATTTGTCAAAGTCAAAGCTTGAACTTGTTTATGGAAAACCCTAACTACGCTAAGCTAACCTCTATGCATTTTTACGCATGGAAATCAGGCTTAAAAACAGGAATGTATTATTTAAGGACCAAAGCCGCCGCAGATGCTATTCAGTTTACCATTGACAAAACTAAGCTTCAAGAAGATACCCCTAAACAACAGATTGCTTGCTCTTTGGACAATTCAGATGCTTGTGAATCCTGTAATGGATAATGTTCAAGTTTTTTCGCCCCCGCGAAGCGGGGGCGAAAAAAACAATTTTTTTAAGATGAAGCAAAAATAAAAAACCGCAGCATAACGCTGCGGCGCAAAAAGCTAAGCAGCTTTATTTATTCAACTCTGCTTTAATTTTCTTATCTTTCTCAATTGCTTCTTCGAGCGTACCTACGAGATAAAAAGCATTCTCATCCATGTGATCAACCTCACCGTTAATAATTGCATTAAATCCTTTTATGGTATCTTGAATTGACACTAATTTTCCCTTCATACCTGTGAACTGTTCAGCTACGTGGAAAGGTTGGCTAAGGAAACGTTGTACCTTGCGGGCCCTATAAACTACTAGTTTATCTTCATCGGAAAGTTCGTCTAGCCCCAAAATAGCAATGATATCTTGTAGGTCCTTATAGCGTTGCAAAATTTCTTTTACTCTTTGAGCGCATTGGTAGTGCTCTTTGGAAACTACGTCAGGGGTAAGGATGCGAGAGGTAGAATCTAATGGGTCTACAGCAGGATAAATTCCCAAAGCTGCAATTTGACGGGAAAGTACCGTAGTGGCATCCAAGTGTGCAAAAGTGGTAGCAGGTGCGGGGTCTGTTAAGTCGTCAGCAGGTACGTATACTGCTTGTACAGAGGTAATAGATCCACGTTTAGTAGAAGTAATGCGCTCTTGCATAAAGCCCATTTCTGTGGAAAGTGTAGGCTGATATCCTACGGCAGAAGGCATACGCCCTAAAAGCGCAGATACTTCTGAACCTGCTTGTGTGAAACGGAATACATTGTCAATAAAGAATAAAATATCTCTTCCACCACTCTTTTCATCGCCATCGCGGAAATATTCTGCTATGGAAAGTCCCGATAAAGCTACCCTTGCTCTTGCCCCAGGGGGTTCGTTCATTTGCCCAAATACTAGTGTAGCTTGAGACTCTTTAAGTGCGTTGTAATCTACTTTACTCAAATCCCAATCTCCTTCTTGCATGCTACGTTTGAAAGCTTCTCCGTATTTGATTACATTAGCCTCAATCATTTCACGAAGTAATTCATTTCCTTCGCGAGTACGCTCTCCAACTCCTGCAAATACAGACAGACCTGAATAAGCCTTAGCAATATTGTTTATCAGTTCCATGATAAGAACTGTTTTACCTACTCCCGCACCCCCAAATAAACCAATTTTACCCCCCTTAGGGTAGGGTTCAAGTAGGTCAATAACTTTAATTCCTGTATATAAAACTTGTACTTCTGTACTTAATTGTTCAAAAACAGGTGGGCTTTTATGAATAGAATACCCCTTTTCTGATTTAGGTTGTGGAAGTCCGTCAATGGCTTCACCTACAACATTAAACAACCTTCCCCGAATCTCATCCCCTGTGGGCATTTCTATAGTTCTACCTAAGTCTTCCACAGGCATCCCGCGTGTTAAGCCATCTGTACTGTCCATTGCAATTGTGCGTACACGCTCCTCGCCCAAGTGCTTCTGACACTCTAAATACAACTTAGAACCATCAGGGCGAGTAACTACTAAGGCATTGAGTATCTTAGGTAATGTAGAACCTTTTTCTGAAAAGTCCACATCTACCACCGGACCTATAATTTGGGCAATACGACCTATGTTTGCCATACAGTTTTACTTTGGCTTGCAAGTTAGTAAAAATGAACTCAATAAATGAAAGAAAAATGCTCTATCTAAATATAAAATCTTGACTATCAAAAATATAAAGTTTCTAACTAATAAAACTTAAAATGTGCGCAGCTAATTGTGGTACGGCTTCCAAATTAAGTGTATGACCTGCTTTGGGAATAACAATCAATTTGCTATTTGGCAAAACTTGATGTAGGTCCTGCCCAAATTTAGGCGGACATAAAAAGTCTTCCTCTCCGTGGATAATCAGCGACTTAGTAGGATTTTGAGCTATAACAGGTAAGTAATTTCTTTCGCTTGATGCGGTAGCTTGCATGAGTGCAAGGATATTTTCAGGTTTAAGTTGCTGACTAATCCGATTATTTTTTAGCACATCAATTGGAATAACGGGATTTTCAAAATACGAAGCGCCCAAGCCAATTGGCAAAATAACTTCAACTAAATGTTCATAGCCCCCTACTAAAAGGGCTTTTTTCCACATTTCACCAATAGCATCAAAGTATGGAGTTTTGTAAGCAAAAGTGGAGATAAGTATTGCACTTTTTATTTTTTGAGAATATAAGTGCATCATACGCAATACTACTGCGCCCCCGTAGGATATACCTGCAATGTGCGCAGTAGAAATGTTGAGATGTTCTAAAAGCGTAAAAATGTCCGTTGCATGGTTCTCAAATGTTCTAAAATGCGGCGCAGCTGAAGATTGACCTTGAAAAATAAAATCTACTAACAGCTGATGATGTGTCTTTTCAAAATACGGAGTAGTAAGTTTCCAAGAAAGCGTAGATTGTGTCAATCCATTGAGCCATACTATCCAATCTGTGTCTTGTTTAGCAGTACAAGGTAAAACTTCGTAGTACAACAAAGCACCATCAGACAAAGTCAAATGCATATTACAAAAATACAGAATAATATAGGCTTTTGAGCAGCAAATTTATTTTAATCTTTCGCAAACCATAAGCTACCTTGAAAAGCACCTTTTGTTCAAACCAATAGTTAAACTGATTCCTGCATACATACTTTCAGAAGAATGTTCAGGTGTTCTCAAAATAGGCTGAAATTTTAATGACAAGTCGTCAGAAATGTCGTAGGTAGCTAAGTGTGCATCCACGTAAGCGTCTATAATGTTACCTACATAAATCAACGCGGTTACAATAGCGAATAAATCTCGATAGCGCCTGCGCTCTTCTGCGTAAGTTCGCAGAGCATCAGAAGATACATTTTTGAAAATTTCATTTTGAACCATGCCATTATTTTTATTCCGAAACTCTAACTCTCTTTGTACAATTTTGTACTCTTTATGATTGTAATGCACTGTCCAAATTGTACCTGCCCCTAAAACATAAATAATCGGAACTTTCCAATATTTTTTTACATACACTTGACCTGTTCCTGGCAGAATTGCAGAATATATCGCAGCTCTATCGGGATTATACGGTGAAGGTGGCACGTTTCTTATAGTATCTTGTGCCCAAGCAGTGTAGCAGTTCCAAAAAATTACAAAGCCAATCCAAATAAATCTATGCTTGCGGTAGATATTGTAACACATTCATTCTTTCAGGTTTAAGATACTCTTGTGCTACGCGTATAATATCTTGGCGAGTAACTTCAAAATATCGGTCTAACTCTGTGTGAATGAGGTTTGCATCCCCCAAATGGGCATAATAAGCCAAATAAAACGCCTTGTTAAAAAGCTCACTCAATTGACTTGCAGCATAAAATTCCATTTGATTTTTTACCTTTTCAAGCTCTCTATCTTCAAATGCGCCATTTTGATAACGTTCAATAGCACTTAAAAACTCATTTTCTAAAACACCCAAAGACACATTCTGCCGAGCGTATGCATGCAGGACAAACATACCTGGGTCAAGATTACCTGTAACGTAAGTAGATACACTATTACATAACTGCTTTTGTTTAACTAACGTTTGATACAAATATGCAGACTTTCCACCTGTGAGCATGTCAGAAAGTAGGTTTAGCGCGTAGAAGTCTTTATGCTTGCGTTCGGGTACGCGATAAGCTATGTACAGTGCAGGTAAAGGTACTTTGGCGTAAACTGTTTCTACTCTTTTCTCGTACTGTTCAGGTTCTT encodes:
- a CDS encoding DUF5683 domain-containing protein, coding for MCYNIYRKHRFIWIGFVIFWNCYTAWAQDTIRNVPPSPYNPDRAAIYSAILPGTGQVYVKKYWKVPIIYVLGAGTIWTVHYNHKEYKIVQRELEFRNKNNGMVQNEIFKNVSSDALRTYAEERRRYRDLFAIVTALIYVGNIIDAYVDAHLATYDISDDLSLKFQPILRTPEHSSESMYAGISLTIGLNKRCFSR
- the atpD gene encoding F0F1 ATP synthase subunit beta, producing the protein MANIGRIAQIIGPVVDVDFSEKGSTLPKILNALVVTRPDGSKLYLECQKHLGEERVRTIAMDSTDGLTRGMPVEDLGRTIEMPTGDEIRGRLFNVVGEAIDGLPQPKSEKGYSIHKSPPVFEQLSTEVQVLYTGIKVIDLLEPYPKGGKIGLFGGAGVGKTVLIMELINNIAKAYSGLSVFAGVGERTREGNELLREMIEANVIKYGEAFKRSMQEGDWDLSKVDYNALKESQATLVFGQMNEPPGARARVALSGLSIAEYFRDGDEKSGGRDILFFIDNVFRFTQAGSEVSALLGRMPSAVGYQPTLSTEMGFMQERITSTKRGSITSVQAVYVPADDLTDPAPATTFAHLDATTVLSRQIAALGIYPAVDPLDSTSRILTPDVVSKEHYQCAQRVKEILQRYKDLQDIIAILGLDELSDEDKLVVYRARKVQRFLSQPFHVAEQFTGMKGKLVSIQDTIKGFNAIINGEVDHMDENAFYLVGTLEEAIEKDKKIKAELNK
- a CDS encoding alpha/beta hydrolase, with the protein product MHLTLSDGALLYYEVLPCTAKQDTDWIVWLNGLTQSTLSWKLTTPYFEKTHHQLLVDFIFQGQSSAAPHFRTFENHATDIFTLLEHLNISTAHIAGISYGGAVVLRMMHLYSQKIKSAILISTFAYKTPYFDAIGEMWKKALLVGGYEHLVEVILPIGLGASYFENPVIPIDVLKNNRISQQLKPENILALMQATASSERNYLPVIAQNPTKSLIIHGEEDFLCPPKFGQDLHQVLPNSKLIVIPKAGHTLNLEAVPQLAAHILSFIS